Sequence from the Nerophis ophidion isolate RoL-2023_Sa linkage group LG10, RoL_Noph_v1.0, whole genome shotgun sequence genome:
TATTTGTAATAGGAGCAGCTTGAAATGCTTGTAGACCAAAAACAATTACCAGGAAATATTTAGTTTCCGTACATAGACAGCACAGTTAAAACTGACAAAAATTTACAGAATTTGCATGGTAAATATTATGGCAAATTTTCCTGTGGGACAATTTCACACAACAAAGAAGTTGCTCATGGTTAACAGTACGCTTACCTTGAACTTACCCAACGTCAATGTATTTCTTCGTCATCCCTTTGGATTTAAAGGATCTATTCATTAACATGGTTCTCATGGACTGTATTACTGTGTGAAGACATTTTATGATAGAAAGATATAGACCCACCTCGCTCCTCCATTAGCGGTGTCGATACTCTcgttctctctctctttcacgGTCTCGGTCACGGTCCCTCTCACGATGGCGGTCACGCTCACGGCTACGTTCTCGGTAGTAGTCCTCATGCCGATCGCGACTGCGGGACTTGTGGCGCCTGCTCTTTTCCCTAGAGCGGCTGTGATCGCGTTCCCTAGAGCGCTCTCGCCTTTTGGGCATAGTGTTTACATGATCACTTCTTAAAGATAAACATCAAGACTCAAAATGGAAGTAGAAAAGTTGTCAGGAGTTTGTGATGAAATGTTAATCTTTACCTGGCGGCAGAGCCGTAGCTTTTGGACTCGATGCCATGGAGACAGTCTTGAAGAGAACTTATCAGGACCTTGCAGCGGTCATCTGCGGATACTTTGGACTGTTTAATCAAACTGATGGCTGTCACCAACGTCTCTATGGCGCTGCCATAGTCAGCTATTTAGAAAAATAGGGCGACATGAGGTTTGCTTTCAAAGGGAGTCTAGTGGGTCTGGGTCTATGTGGAATGTGTATTACCTGCACTGGCATCAGACACTGCTCTGGATATAGCACTCGAGGAGATGGCTCTGTTCCTGTTCATGATCTCCTCAAACTCTGCTTCACTTAGAGGGTTCCGTGATGAATCCATGTCTCTGGGAATACACACAAGCACCAACATAAATGCCTCACAACATAACAAAACTAATTTAACGATATTACTTTTCAATCACTTAACTTACCTGCCTCCAGGACCGTAGTCTCCTCTCTCATAAGGTGGTGGGCGTCCGTATGGGTCATTTGGTCCTGGGGGCCCCCTGTCGTTGGGGGGCATGTTGTTGCTACCGGGTGGGGGGAAGAAAGCAGGATTGACATGGGGGGCTGGTGGCGGCCCACCAGGCGGAGGACCTCCCATGTGAGGAGGTGGAGCCAAACCCAAACCCAAAGGTGGCCCAATTGGACCCATGGGGCGTGGAGGGAAGGGTCTTGGTGGCGGCGGGCCTTGCTGGGGCGGTGGCGGTCCAGGTGGCAGACCGTAGCCTGGAGGTGGGGGGCCTGGAGGCAGGGGTCCTAAGGGTGGCTGGCCAAACTGGCCTGGGAAGAGAACAGGGGGAGGTGGCCTCTCACCACGATTTGGTGGAACAAGGGGAAGGAGGAGGCCCTGGCCAGGTGGTGGTCCTGGAGGGCCAGGAGGACCAGGAGGGGGGCGTGGAGGTCCCTGCATACCACCTAAAAGAAAACaatacaggacacaaacaaatcaCATCATTTAAGGACAAGCTCATGCAAGTCTAACAAATACAGCCTCTTTTGGGGAAAGTGTGTCTacttattaaaataaaatgttaaaatagaACACATTGGTACAATTATTATGATGTTAAACCTTTGAGCtgattggaaaaaaagatacaatgaCAGAGAGATGTAAAAGAGAGCAACACACACAGGATAAATTCTTAATGCTACAAATGAAAGTCAAAACAATTCTATCAAATGAAAGCAAACTCCTTCACATATTTACTCTGGCATTAAGTACTAGATGCAAACTGTACTTGCTAGAGATGGTGTTTGTGGCTCATTGACGGGTGCCAAATGTTAAGGGGCCGTTCCTTAAAAATATCCGTTCAAAAGACTAGCTCGTTCCTATATTTATTCATCTCAATCACTCATGGTGGTAATAATACAAAAGTTTGgtcaataaatcaaaatgtatacatTAAACCAATACAAAAACACTGTAGGAGagaattattttggaatattgatatatatttgctgtgatgaggtggcgatttgtccagggtgtactccgcctaccgcccgaatgcaactgagataggcaccagcgaccccaaaagggacaagtaggagaaaatgggtggatggatatatatttgtcTTCTGTTTTAATTGCAAACATTCCATAAGATGGTGGCATTTCCCCATTCATGGACAGTGACATCACTACGTACATACCTTGCTTGTTAAGGCCCGGCATTTTGCATGAAAGTgcacgggacaagcggtagaaaatggatggatgggtgcatcCAAATGCTACATTTCTTTTGACTTTTGTTAATTTTGTGTTATCTTCCAGTTGCTAATAATTCTCTCTTTCTAATTACTAATACAGTGGATAAAAAGGTATAGGTTCAGGTGCCTATTAAACTCCTCTAAGTTAACGCGTGCCCATGATAACGTTAACATAAATAGAGCCTTCTGAGATGACTTAACTTGGTGATGTCAATACTccaataaataaagaaaataaaactgATTTGAATTGGAGAGGGCACCGTGGGCAATTTGCATACAGAACAGCTCTCTAACTAAATACAACGGTGAATCGATTTTCATTGTTCATTTGAAAGAGACGCTTAAAAGACTTGACTCGTTTGCAAATGTCACATCTGTGGTACTTGCACTTCTACAGTAATAGAATTCAAATACAGGTCAGTCGAATCAAAATCAAGGTGCTTCACCTCTGTCCCGCCAGTTTCCGGGATTAAAATTCATATCCAGGAGGCCATCTTGGTGTCTAATTAGATCAGGTCTCATCCCTGAGCCTAATGAGGAAAGAGAAAGCAAATTAAACAACTTTTTATTTGTCACCAACAAGCTGATAACGTTTTGTCCAGCAATGCCAGATCACTACGAGACAGAAGAGATGTGAAAAAGACAAATCTAAactttttgtaataaaaaaaaaaagaatgaaaagtGAAAGTGTCCTTGTACTACAACATTCCATCACTGAAAATTGCAGTAAAGTATGGTTTCTTCAAGTGCAAAATAATAGAAgaatattttacatatttgcTAAGAGTCTTATTTTGTCTGCAGTTAAGACAGGAAATAATGCAcagcaattttattttgaaagctggAAGTGCGCGCTTGTTTTTTGTGGCGTACTTGGTGGTTAAGCGTGCGGGGAGATTTGTAAACTAAAGTACCTCATCTCTTGAGTTACAGGTGCCGTccttttttcaaaatgtgtttaCACCACATTAGAGATATTATAAAACTATGTTACAAATACGATCAATAAAAAATACCTGTTTCAATGAGACGTTTATGTTGCATAATCAAACTGTGGTGTGCTTCACTGCGGGCAGTTTGAAGCTTCATGCTGGCAAGAGCAGCATTAAATCTTTGCCAGCAAAAGTTTAGATTACATCCATTATCTATTACTTTGTGTTGCAACTTGCCTGTGCAttaaaatgtgctatataaacaaagttgattgattaaatgtttattttcgtGGTTACCTGGTAagtcttgttttgtttgtttagcaCCGACCAGCTAGTGATTGGACACTAACATTGCCAAAGTGGGACACTGCTGTCGCACACAAAAGACTACCAGGGGACATGAGGGACATTACAGCGCTAGTCAtataaatacatgataaatgggttgtacttgtatagcgcttttctacctacaaggtactcaaagtgctttgacactacttccacatttacccattcacacacacattcacacactgatggagggagctgccatgcaaggcgctaaacagcacccatcaggagcaagggtgaagtgtcttgctcaggacacaacggacgtgacgaggttggtactaggtggggattgaaccatggagttcatggagtacaaataaatgcacgTGCTGCGCCgacctctgcctcttcctctggctccgacgcccagcctggcaccttggtgactgcactgcagtccgaatccggtaagtaaaacaatatatatgcaataaataatttgttttgcgccaacgttgaggcagctaacaaattagcccgtgtattttttcatagacaatttacaacctgctagccaggctcagtgatgtgctcagcgtactccgttcaccgtagcggcaatgggttgcgtacggccactctcccactgcgccacgctgtccctgaCTGACGGATGGGCACAATTTGTTTGCTAGTTGTGACCGAGCTATTTTAAATGGCTAAAACTCGCCACATTTTAGATGTGTTTTATTTGCAGTTTTTACAAACCAGGGAAGTGTGGTGGTGGTCCTCCGGGGCCAACAGAACCCTGAAAACggtctcctccaggaccaggttGTCCAGGGAACCTGCTTCTACCTCGACTGCCCAATGGAAAACCACTACGGCCAATGCCTGGGGGACCAGCTTTACCTTCGCCTGACATCTGGCCTGAGTGGTTACCTTTACGAAGAAAACACACAACCCCATTTTCAAATATAACTGCAAAATAACGTGCGTTCGCTGGTTGTGCAATACTTACTTTTGCGTGACTGCATCTCAAACTGGCTGAGAGACTGTTTGTTGCACGGCGTGACAATAGGATTCTGACCATGGAGCTCCCTTTTGGACAAAAGGTCCATCAGTTTCCTGGATGAGCCATCTGAGCCCACACACACCAGAGCAAAGCTGGTGGACAAAGAGAGGACATGCATCACAAGTCCTCACATACACAAAAAAGTCAACTCCTACCacctagggttgggtatcgagtatcgattggaaccgggaccaTCTTTCCGATTCTCCTGGAATCGTTCAAAAgattaaatttcgattcctagtttcgatacccagtccgccgaccggaaaaaaagaataagtccgccggccggaagaagaagccgctgaacattaacgaagaagcgcccaccgccggaagtgttagcatagccgagcctatgtagccgagcgaatcagtcaagcatggatagcgggcgtcggcggtcgaaagtgtggctttattttacaaaaaaaaaaatgaaatatcggcgaaatgtaacacgtgcgacaggactgttttgtgcttaggagggtgcacgttgaatatgatgaagcacctccgagttcattgagtacaaataaatgcgtttCCCGTCTTCGACgtgctgcgccgaccgtcctcctctgcctcttcctctggctccgacgcccagcctggcacctcggtgactgcactgcagtccgaatccggtaagtaaaacaaaatatatgcaataaataatgtgttttgtgccaacgttgaggcagctaacaaattagcctgtgtattttttcatagacaatttataacctgctagccaggctccgcgatgtgctcagcgtactccgttcatggtagcggcaatggggaagatgtcggtgccacagacggaagagtgccacagaacgGTCACTGCAcacagtcaaaagactgcatgccttttcagaggtggaatctccaacatttaggttagttaagcaataacgttagagctaagctaattgatactgggctaaaccgtaacagcaacattacatgtttgtttatgtttgcagggatatggtgaaaactctcaaccaaaaatacataccaccttccagggactacctgtcaaacacCTTGATCCCGGCATGTttcaagaagaatcggaatcgttcgaattcaaacgatacccaaccctactacCACCAAATACGTACCCTTTGGACTGGCCATTGGCTCTATTTTCAAAGAACTTTATCTCCAACACGTCTGTGATGCCTACAGACCGTATTGCTTCTGTTAAGTCCTCATCAGTTGTCCACTGTAAAAGAAGCCATCTTAGTCAAATATtaacaaatataacaataaaataatttcAAGTGTGCTCTGGCCTGTTTTTAACTTACCCATGTGAGGTTCCCGATGTAAAGGGCAATCCTCTTTCCTGAGTAAGTGTACACCACATTGGGCGGAGCATTCTTGCCTCCATCTCCTCCGCCTTGCGACGGCAAAGAGTCCAGATAGTCGCGGTCCTCCGGCGCATCACCATTGTTGACTGACGGAGATATGACATCATCATACAGGTCTATCTGCTCATGAACGGGGTAATCGGCTTCCTGAAAAACACAATGAAGTAGGAGTGTGACAATATATAGAACTATCTTAGTATTCAATAATACGATCATCGATATCCCTCACCTACCCACTATTAACTGTTGTAAATTACACTTTGGTAAGTTGTAAATGAATAAAGACAAGGACAGCTGCATCAGCCCTCTTAAATCCCACACTTAGGGCTGCGCAATTAATAAAATATTAACCGCGATCACAATTTGGCCGCTACGATTCAAAGAGGGTGATCGTCGgcgatattaacatttaaaaagcagGCTCCGCTGCATATCAATTATAGCACTTTCACAACCAGCAGTCCGTCCAACCACCAAGGGGCAACCGAAAGACGATGGACTTATGTGAGAGCCAGTAAGAGTGAGTGAGAGGATGGCTGGTCGTCTGTTGCTCCCGAAAATATTTGGAAAAATCAATACATTATTACATTGGTGCCCTTTTCTCCCGTAGAGTGCCTACATTTTAATGCAAGAACACACCCGCACGCCTCATCGTTCTCTAGTCATCCTCCCGCTCGTTCCCGCAAACCCGGAAAAGCTCCTGCATTTATAAACAAACAAACGCCACAAGTTGCACGGCAAAGCTGCACATTGCACATTGAAATAAATTATTGAGTTGCGGCGACAGGTTCAGCATTAAAAACGTTTCCCTTCTTTCCTCAACCGCCACCGTTTGCCGGTGACGTGAAGCTAGTAATCCTAACAGTTATGGTTGCTCCCATAGTCCCCCCACCACGACGCAAATCCCAGACGTACAGACTCGCGTAACAACCGTGCACCGAGGGACCCCCTATCCATCCACTTCTCAAAGacacaagcggcagaaaatggatggatttctgaATGTCCTACATATACTGTGAGCAATACAGTTTGTTACTTGTATTGTGTCTTTTGTGCATAATTGTTTTCCACCACCTGTTTGCACTTTTTGATCGCACTTTGGAATGACATTTATTTTTAGTTATCTCTGTCTTTggtacatgttttttattaacaTTGGGCACTAGTtcaatgattaactacattcctccataaaatagatgaaCAGTTCTTATGgatgtttgtattattattatttaatagactgcatgcagtgtttcccacaggtcaagcatctgtttgtggtggtgtggtcgggcggcagcGGGGGGGGGGGATATAATtcgaatataattacaacactttaagtacatatttatataatatttacatattaatacaatatgtaactacaagctccattcacagacagagtcccattagtTTTAAgagtggtcgagcgagtcaaaagccgaagaaaaaaaaaaaagaaaactattattattatcatttttttttttgaatttgtggctgccgtaattctttcgtggcgggccgccacaaataaatgaatgtgtgggaaaccctggtatgTTTAATTTTATGAAACCTCCGCATTGTTCCCTGAAAACTGTTTTGCTTCATAACATTTTACCCAAACATTGTAttgagaattatatttatacagggcttttctctagtgactcaaagttgATGACAATAAAAATAAGGTCCATTGTTCGCTTTAAGCTAGCTGCATTAGACCCAACTTTCATTCTGCATAATTATAtagtttttttcccaatttaTTTAAAACTATTTCATTAATTTAACATGATTTTTACATAGATGTGCactgcatacacatacatacatacaagtatacatatatatgatgtaCTTTCCTGAGTGTGGTTAGTTTTAGCGTGACTTCATTGTGGATAACATTAAAATACCTCaagttattattatatatgtaggTTTACTCTCTCAAACTTCTTCTGTCACCTTAGCACTGCTTGGAGCACACACTACATGTGTTAGGCTGACTGATAGCAAGGCCTTCTTGCTGTGAAAACACTATGAAACTGTTATGGCTATTCctaatactgtaaaaatgttggatCTTTGTGTTCCGTAAACTTTAAACTAATACTGCGCAACTAATAGTTTTAATGACGTACACAACCCCATCTTATCAAAAGACGGCTTCACCAAGGCGACTCCTGATGGCCTTGTTGTGCCAAAGCCACCTAGATCACTCGCCCCCAACTTCATGCGACCATTAAGTCGTCTGGCCCAGATGGATTTTGTTTTACAATAACTAAAAGAAGAAAGAAGAATTGTTGATTGAGGCGAATTCCTTTCGGCAGTACCTAACTGATTGTGATCGAGACCAATACTGTAATGTTTATGGAGaggttggtagagaaggccagtaacgtggtgggagtggagctggactctctagCGGTGGTgccagagaggagaagtctagcaaaactcctagccattatggacaacacctccgaCCCagtacactcggaccttgcggagagaatgagcatgttcagtgAAAGGCTCAGaatcccaaaatgcaacacggaacaacacaggaggtccttcataccgacagccatcagactgtataatgcatatgttctttgactgcacttaaatgtagaatatatgtagaatatatttatattattcgtatattatatatataataaatgttataaattattattgtctaatgtgagcgaactgtggtgctgaatttcccccagggatcaataaagtactttctattctatttttttttttatttatgaccGTTttcaatatatgtttatttttctAGAAAGACCTGACCTCTGAATATTCAATCGAAGATCGCGGGGAGAATTTAACAGTTACAAAAAAATTAGTAAGTAAACATGTGTTAATAGGTGCTCTgaaatggaaaaggggtagggTGAAATAAGCTTCACTTTTTCCTACTACTTttcagactagggctgggcgatatggcattttttaaatatctcgatattttaggccatatcgcgatacacgatatatacctcgatattttgccttggccttgaattaacacttgatgcatataatcacagcagtatgatgattctatgtgtctaaattaaaacattcttgttcacactgcattaatatatgctcattttaaactttaatgcagagaaggaaatcacaactaagtcaattgaccaaaactgtatttattaaacagttattaagcaattgcacaaacgttcatgtcatttccaaaacagaaagtgcaagattgtcagagacattttaagtgtcaaataaaaatgagctgcatcaaatagtgttcgtctttcgctatgtggtaggttattaCGGACCTTATTAAATTCCGTTGTtgagtatttttttcatacggtgttgatgtggaaatggttgcctcgacatattgtgggtatggcaccgaatggagatgttgacatgcggactaaaaacactcttcattctctagcaggtgacttttcaaatgatgctacgtattagcagtaatgttacttttggtagcaacgcttttggcccacacttgagaaattacggttgtctgttcgacatattaccacttgaagccaaaccaccgccagacgatggaccccctgctgtttttcttgggaagtgctgtgcagcactttggaaatgttattgttgtttaaatgtgctatataaataaagtggattggattgggaattacttcttccttcattcgcaccttctttctctcgtatcaccactcgcacggctctgctagcgtCACAGCTCACGTTAACCatactgctacctctctgctccgctagGGCATAAacgtaagtgacgtatgacgtgacgtgtgtaaaaaggtgtgcttgttgtctgtgagaaggagcgaGGGGAAAGCGCAAGAAGAGCCTGTaatatttttggaggtgggaggaagccgctgtacccagagggaacccagtcaaggggagaacatgaaaactccacacagaaaaattacATTATGCCGttacctaggggtgtaacggtacacaaaaatttcggttcggtaagtacctcggttcagaggtcacggttcggttcatttttggtaca
This genomic interval carries:
- the cpsf6 gene encoding cleavage and polyadenylation specificity factor subunit 6 isoform X1; translated protein: MADGVDHIDIYADVEEEFNQEADYPVHEQIDLYDDVISPSVNNGDAPEDRDYLDSLPSQGGGDGGKNAPPNVVYTYSGKRIALYIGNLTWWTTDEDLTEAIRSVGITDVLEIKFFENRANGQSKGFALVCVGSDGSSRKLMDLLSKRELHGQNPIVTPCNKQSLSQFEMQSRKSNHSGQMSGEGKAGPPGIGRSGFPLGSRGRSRFPGQPGPGGDRFQGSVGPGGPPPHFPGSGMRPDLIRHQDGLLDMNFNPGNWRDRGGMQGPPRPPPGPPGPPGPPPGQGLLLPLVPPNRGERPPPPVLFPGQFGQPPLGPLPPGPPPPGYGLPPGPPPPQQGPPPPRPFPPRPMGPIGPPLGLGLAPPPHMGGPPPGGPPPAPHVNPAFFPPPGSNNMPPNDRGPPGPNDPYGRPPPYERGDYGPGGRDMDSSRNPLSEAEFEEIMNRNRAISSSAISRAVSDASAADYGSAIETLVTAISLIKQSKVSADDRCKVLISSLQDCLHGIESKSYGSAASDHVNTMPKRRERSRERDHSRSREKSRRHKSRSRDRHEDYYRERSRERDRHRERDRDRDREREREREYRHR
- the cpsf6 gene encoding cleavage and polyadenylation specificity factor subunit 6 isoform X2; translated protein: MADGVDHIDIYADVEEEFNQEADYPVHEQIDLYDDVISPSVNNGDAPEDRDYLDSLPSQGGGDGGKNAPPNVVYTYSGKRIALYIGNLTWWTTDEDLTEAIRSVGITDVLEIKFFENRANGQSKGFALVCVGSDGSSRKLMDLLSKRELHGQNPIVTPCNKQSLSQFEMQSRKSNHSGQMSGEGKAGPPGIGRSGFPLGSRGRSRFPGQPGPGGDRFQGSVGPGGPPPHFPGSGMRPDLIRHQDGLLDMNFNPGNWRDRGGMQGPPRPPPGPPGPPGPPPGQGLLLPLVPPNRGERPPPPVLFPGQFGQPPLGPLPPGPPPPGYGLPPGPPPPQQGPPPPRPFPPRPMGPIGPPLGLGLAPPPHMGGPPPGGPPPAPHVNPAFFPPPGSNNMPPNDRGPPGPNDPYGRPPPYERGDYGPGGRDMDSSRNPLSEAEFEEIMNRNRAISSSAISRAVSDASAADYGSAIETLVTAISLIKQSKVSADDRCKVLISSLQDCLHGIESKSYGSAARRERSRERDHSRSREKSRRHKSRSRDRHEDYYRERSRERDRHRERDRDRDREREREREYRHR